In Nitrospira sp. MA-1, the following proteins share a genomic window:
- a CDS encoding histidine phosphatase family protein: MSDNPQEIYVIRHGETKWSLSGQHTGTTDLPLTENGRNLARLLKPLFANHSFDFVLTSPLQRARETCLLAGFGEKAEVDGNLVEWNYGEYEGLTSKQIDEKRPGWIIFADGCPGGETPEEVGARADCVIARVRTVSGDVVLFAHGHILRVLVARWLGLPAAAGRHFLLQTGTLNVLSYYRGIPAVKIWNAPLISAE; encoded by the coding sequence ATGTCAGATAATCCGCAAGAAATCTACGTCATTCGTCATGGAGAGACGAAATGGAGTTTGAGCGGCCAACATACCGGAACCACAGATTTGCCTCTCACCGAAAATGGTCGAAATCTGGCGAGGCTTCTCAAGCCCCTATTTGCCAATCACTCCTTTGACTTTGTTCTCACCAGTCCTCTGCAGCGTGCCCGGGAAACATGTCTGTTGGCAGGATTTGGCGAGAAGGCAGAGGTGGACGGCAATCTTGTTGAATGGAATTATGGAGAGTATGAAGGGCTTACCTCCAAGCAGATTGATGAAAAAAGACCCGGTTGGATAATTTTTGCCGACGGTTGTCCGGGTGGCGAAACCCCCGAGGAGGTCGGCGCCAGGGCCGATTGTGTCATAGCCAGGGTCCGAACGGTGAGTGGCGATGTTGTCCTATTTGCTCATGGTCATATATTGCGAGTGTTGGTCGCTCGATGGCTCGGTCTACCAGCCGCCGCAGGCCGGCATTTTCTCCTTCAGACCGGCACATTAAATGTTTTGAGCTATTATCGGGGAATTCCTGCCGTGAAGATATGGAATGCTCCACTTATTTCCGCCGAATAA
- a CDS encoding STAS domain-containing protein, giving the protein MICDLSTSPIVDLTGVRMLATLHAILEAMGIRLPLVSPHATVRDILHAEGLEERVGYFGHGVMVVDTIDELQGYPGARRQAAQIPPAT; this is encoded by the coding sequence GTGATATGCGATCTGTCCACTTCACCCATCGTTGATCTTACCGGTGTGCGCATGCTGGCAACCCTGCATGCGATACTCGAAGCGATGGGGATTCGCCTTCCACTCGTTTCGCCGCACGCAACGGTGCGCGATATCCTGCACGCCGAAGGATTGGAGGAACGTGTCGGCTACTTTGGCCATGGGGTCATGGTGGTTGATACCATTGACGAGTTACAGGGGTATCCAGGAGCGAGGAGACAAGCCGCTCAAATTCCACCGGCAACATAG